The proteins below come from a single Serratia ficaria genomic window:
- the chbG gene encoding chitin disaccharide deacetylase yields MEKLLIVNADDFGLSKGQNYGVIEAFHYGVVSSTTAMVNGEGAEHAAALSRQYPALPIGLHFVLTHGRPLSAMASLVNERGELGKWLWAKAEAGPLALEEIRLELQCQFERFTALFGKPPTHIDSHHHAHMLPQIYPLVEAFAEARALPLRIGRDEARQRGIPLRYPRSTAAFDSGFYGEAISEALFLQALARADQQGADSVEMMCHPAFLDRTILASKYCYPRLAEVDVLTSPTLKQAIAERGYRLGSFRDL; encoded by the coding sequence ATGGAAAAATTGCTGATAGTGAATGCCGATGATTTTGGTCTGAGCAAGGGCCAAAACTATGGCGTTATCGAGGCGTTTCACTACGGGGTTGTTTCTTCGACCACCGCGATGGTGAATGGGGAGGGCGCGGAGCATGCGGCGGCGCTCAGCCGGCAATATCCGGCGTTGCCGATCGGCCTGCATTTCGTGTTGACCCACGGCCGCCCGCTGAGCGCCATGGCCTCGCTGGTCAACGAGCGGGGCGAACTGGGCAAATGGCTGTGGGCCAAAGCCGAAGCGGGCCCGCTGGCGTTGGAGGAAATTCGCCTGGAGCTGCAGTGCCAGTTCGAGCGGTTTACCGCGCTGTTCGGCAAACCGCCGACGCATATCGACAGCCACCACCATGCGCACATGCTGCCGCAAATTTATCCGCTGGTGGAGGCGTTTGCCGAGGCCAGGGCGCTTCCTTTGCGCATCGGGCGCGACGAGGCGCGGCAGCGCGGCATTCCGCTGCGTTATCCGCGCAGCACCGCCGCCTTCGATTCCGGTTTCTATGGCGAAGCCATCTCCGAGGCGCTGTTCCTGCAGGCGCTGGCGCGCGCCGATCAACAGGGCGCGGATTCGGTAGAAATGATGTGCCATCCGGCATTTCTCGACCGCACGATACTGGCGAGCAAGTATTGTTATCCGCGGCTCGCCGAGGTGGACGTACTGACCTCGCCGACGCTGAAACAGGCGATCGCCGAACGCGGTTATCGCCTGGGTTCTTTCCGGGATCTGTGA
- the pncC gene encoding nicotinamide-nucleotide amidase, which translates to MSESQLRQLSVLAGEKLKADGRWITCAESCTGGGIAKAITDIAGSSAYFDRGFVTYSNAAKHDLLGVAEATLTAHGAVSEAVVREMAVGALHAAKADLALSVSGIAGPEGGSAEKPVGTVWFGFADGAGRVLARKMQFAGDRDAVRLQATIFALQTAIEEFL; encoded by the coding sequence ATGAGTGAAAGCCAACTGCGTCAACTCAGCGTGCTGGCGGGGGAAAAATTGAAGGCCGACGGCCGCTGGATCACCTGCGCGGAATCCTGCACCGGCGGCGGCATCGCCAAGGCCATCACCGACATCGCCGGCAGCTCCGCTTATTTCGATCGCGGTTTCGTCACCTACAGCAATGCGGCCAAGCACGATTTGCTGGGGGTGGCGGAAGCGACGTTGACGGCCCACGGCGCGGTCAGCGAAGCCGTGGTGCGCGAGATGGCGGTGGGGGCGCTGCATGCGGCGAAGGCCGATCTGGCGCTTTCGGTGAGCGGCATTGCCGGCCCGGAAGGCGGCAGCGCGGAAAAGCCGGTGGGCACGGTGTGGTTCGGCTTCGCCGACGGTGCCGGCCGGGTGCTGGCGCGCAAGATGCAGTTTGCCGGCGATCGCGATGCGGTGCGGCTTCAGGCGACGATTTTCGCGCTGCAGACCGCCATTGAGGAATTTTTGTAA
- a CDS encoding MFS transporter, which produces MKKTLGVFFPLYTTTLLLLLGSGLLTTYVSLRLTSIHVSGALIGAIIAANYIGLVIGGKVGHFLIARVGHIRAYVACAGIITAAVLGHGLTDYIPVWVVLRLIIGLCMMCQFMVLESWLNDQSESDQRGLVFGFYMAATYLGMSLGQVVLMLQSNLGITTLLVIALCFALCLVPIALTTRTNARHMSPAPMELRYFVGAIPKVLATTLVIGMVVGSFYGLAPVYASLQTLTTQQTGLFMAISIFAGLVAQFPLSWLSDRYNRTLLMRINAILLIVAALPLALVPHIDFPVLLAVGFVVSMLQFTLYPLVVALANDLIEPERRVSLAACLLMAFGVGASIGPLAVGALIQPLGGNILYAFFALCGVLLVTFSRTVKEDESQFVQDAPVPHIPLPDSLTSSPLSPALNPTFDEQIIHDTMPPPEAAPDPEEPPAPEEAESAELPPQGADPDDDTGLKKAHAML; this is translated from the coding sequence GTGAAAAAAACGTTAGGCGTATTCTTTCCGTTGTACACCACCACCCTGCTGTTGCTGCTGGGTTCCGGCTTGCTCACCACCTACGTTTCGCTGCGCCTGACCTCTATCCACGTCAGCGGCGCGCTGATCGGCGCCATCATCGCCGCCAACTACATCGGTTTGGTGATCGGCGGCAAGGTCGGCCATTTCCTGATCGCCCGCGTCGGGCATATCCGCGCTTACGTCGCCTGCGCCGGCATCATTACCGCCGCCGTGCTGGGCCACGGCCTGACGGACTATATTCCTGTCTGGGTGGTGCTGCGCCTGATTATCGGCCTGTGCATGATGTGCCAGTTTATGGTGCTGGAAAGCTGGCTGAACGACCAGTCGGAGTCCGACCAGCGCGGCCTGGTGTTCGGCTTCTACATGGCGGCCACCTACCTCGGCATGTCGCTGGGCCAGGTGGTCCTGATGCTGCAGAGCAACCTGGGCATCACCACCCTGCTGGTGATCGCGCTGTGCTTCGCCCTGTGCCTGGTGCCCATCGCCCTCACCACCCGCACCAACGCCCGCCACATGTCGCCGGCGCCGATGGAGCTGCGCTACTTTGTCGGCGCCATTCCCAAGGTGCTGGCCACCACGCTGGTGATCGGCATGGTGGTGGGGTCGTTTTACGGTCTGGCGCCGGTTTACGCCAGCCTGCAAACGCTGACCACCCAGCAGACCGGCCTGTTTATGGCGATTTCGATTTTTGCCGGGCTGGTGGCGCAGTTCCCGCTCAGCTGGCTGTCGGACCGCTATAACCGCACCTTGCTGATGCGCATCAACGCCATTTTGCTGATCGTGGCGGCGCTGCCGCTGGCGCTGGTGCCGCATATCGATTTCCCGGTGTTGCTGGCGGTGGGCTTTGTCGTCAGCATGCTGCAATTCACGCTCTATCCGCTGGTGGTGGCGCTGGCCAACGACCTGATCGAACCGGAGCGCCGCGTCTCGCTGGCCGCCTGTTTGCTGATGGCGTTCGGCGTCGGCGCCAGCATCGGGCCGCTGGCGGTGGGCGCGCTGATCCAGCCGCTGGGCGGCAATATTCTGTATGCGTTCTTCGCGTTGTGCGGGGTGCTGCTGGTGACCTTCAGCCGCACGGTCAAGGAAGACGAATCGCAGTTTGTGCAGGATGCGCCGGTGCCGCATATTCCGCTGCCGGACAGCCTGACCAGTTCGCCGCTGTCGCCGGCGCTTAACCCGACCTTCGATGAGCAGATCATCCACGACACCATGCCGCCGCCGGAGGCCGCGCCCGATCCGGAAGAACCCCCGGCGCCTGAAGAAGCGGAAAGCGCCGAATTGCCGCCTCAGGGCGCCGATCCCGATGACGATACCGGTCTGAAAAAGGCGCACGCCATGCTGTAA